Proteins encoded in a region of the Trypanosoma brucei gambiense DAL972 chromosome 11, complete sequence genome:
- a CDS encoding Biotin--acetyl-CoA-carboxylase ligase, putative produces MSVFLTPKIHLVGDVSSTMDVVREMLAASPSDTEPFAVLAESQSSGRGTTGRQWSSPRGNMYFSLCLPTTLVAAEFLPVLPLATGLACRAAIMELVEGAVVHVKWPNDIIYDGKKIGGSIAECEGEHLIVGIGINIEVAPPVPDGGRPSYAVNSIASVLGKGAVTPQLLAEAVWRNFFSAVADQGFKRPELIKQFEAAMDKSLVLHKRTPTGRDPMPLHALKLNEWGHLVVGRPDGSEEVLVAEYLF; encoded by the coding sequence ATGTCAGTCTTTTTAACACCCAAGATTCATCTTGTTGGTGATGTTTCGTCGACGATGGATGTTGTGCGAGAGATGCTGGCTGCCTCTCCATCGGACACCGAACCTTTTGCAGTGTTAGCTGAGTCCCAATCCTCAGGCCGTGGCACTACAGGCAGGCAATGGTCGTCGCCGCGGGGAAACATgtatttttcgttgtgtcTTCCCACTACATTGGTTGCAGCAGAATTCCTCCCTGTTTTGCCGCTTGCCACGGGCCTTGCTTGCCGCGCTGCTATTATGGAGTTGGTCGAAGGCGCTGTTGTACACGTAAAATGGCCAAATGACATCATTTacgatggaaagaaaatcGGTGGGAGCATTGCGGAGTGCGAGGGAGAACACTTAATTGTTGGGATTGGGATAAACATCGAAGTGGCTCCGCCTGTACCTGATGGAGGCCGGCCGTCATATGCTGTTAATTCGATTGCCTCGGTACTCGGAAAGGGGGCTGTGACACCGCAGTTGTTGGCGGAAGCCGTATGGCGTAACTTTTTCTCTGCTGTTGCAGATCAGGGATTCAAACGGCCTGAACTAATTAAGCAATTTGAGGCGGCAATGGACAAGAGCCTCGTGCTTCACAAGCGAACACCCACGGGACGTGACCCCATGCCTTTGCACGCCTTGAAGTTGAATGAGTGGGGCCACCTCGTCGTGGGGCGACCGGACGGCTCCGAAGAGGTGCTTGTGGCGGAGTACCTTTTTTAA